GGTACCCAAATGCCGGAGTTCAGAAGGTATGTGATTGACTCTGCATTGTATATCGCCGATTCAATTATTTACGTAGGCTGGAAGCAGCTTACCGATGAATTTCTGAATATCGGGTATGATGTTAACCGGAATAACCTGAACCGGACATTTGTAAACCTGGCCGGCGACTGGATTAACCCGGGAGGAAGCCTGCTACCGGGAACTGTTATGATGAGGGCAGTTGTAGGAAGCAGGGACGTTATCACAGGTTTACCCGAAAATCAGGATATTTCAGATGTAAGCGTTTATCCCAATCCTGCATCGGAATACATCAGCATATCATCCGGAGAAACCGTAACAGGAATAATACTTACCGATATAACCGGCAGAACCGTTTTAAAACAAACAGGAAATATTGAGCAGATTGACGTATCTTCTTTTGCATCAGGCCTGTATGTTTTAACTGTAAACACAGGGAAAACTGTCCCTTACGTTCAAAAAATAATAATCCGCCATTAATTTTCCCGGGATGCAGGAGGAAATTCTCGATCAATCCGAATTGTATGAGCACCACCGGATCACGGTGGATAAAAAACAGGGACTGCTCCGGATTGATAAATTCCTTTTCAATCGTCTCGAAAAAGTTTCGCGCAACAAAATTCAGATTGCCGTAAGGGCCGGAAATGTCCTTGTCAATAATACAACCGTAAAACCTAATTACAGGGTAAAGCCTGAAGATGTGATCAGCATTGTGCTACCCTACCCCAACGAAGAATTTGAGGTTTTACCGGAGAATATTCCGATTAATATTTTGTATGAGGATGACCATATCATTGTTGTAAATAAGGAGCCCGGAATGGTTGTGCACCCCGGCCATGGCAACTATACAGGAACACTTGTCAATGCATTGGCCTGGCACCTGAAGGATCTGCCGCTTTTTCAAACCGGAGAAATCAGGCCCGGCTTAGTTCATCGTATTGATAAAGATACTTCAGGAATCCTTGTCATTGCCAAAACAGAGATTGCATTGAGTAAACTGGCCCGCCAGTTTTTTGATCATACTACAAAAAGAACTTACCATGCGATTGTTTGGGGAATTCCCGATCCTACCGAAGGAACGATTACAGGGAATATCGGAAGAAATATAAGAGATCGCCTCAAGATGCAGGTGTTTCCTGAAGGTGATAACGGAAAGCAGGCCATTACCCACTATAAAGTTCTTGAAGAACTGGGTCATGTAAGTGTTGTTGAGTGCAGGCTTGAAACAGGGCGGACACACCAGATCAGGGTGCATATGGAATACATAAAGCATCCCGTATTCAATGATGAACGGTACGGAGGAGATAAAATTCTTCGGGGAACGGTATTTTCAAAATATCGTCAGTTCGTGGAAAATTGTTTTGAGATCATGCCACGACATGCCCTTCATGCAAAAACGCTGGGTTTCAAACATCCCGAAACCGGAAAAGAAATGATTTTTAACACGGACCTGCCTGACGATATGAACCAGGTAATTCAGCGGTGGCAAAATTACCTGGCTAACAGGGAAGTTTAAGGTTTCGGCGGATTTGGCGGGTCTGGTGGATCCGGGGGAGGATCAGGAACCATTCCCTCCAACTCTTTTTCTTCAACTTCCTTCAATACTTCTTCTTCCATAGTCTTATTTATTTTAAAACAAGATATCACATTTAATATGCAAAGTCAAGTTCTATCCTTTATATTTAGGGTGATATTTCTCATATGCTAAATTCTGCAAAATACCTGGTTATCTGTTTGGCCCTTTTATATTCGGAATTTACAGTATCCGCTGAAACAGACAGTCATCTCAGGTATTTCTCCATTCTGAATAATGATCTGCGCCCGGCGGAGGCTCGGGATCAGTTTCAAAAAGCATTAAACCAGGCAATTCATTCAAATGCCACTCCGGAAGAAATTCTTTTCCTTAAGTCATGTTTTACATTTTCATGTTATAATAACCGCGAGTTCACCTATGAACCTTTACTGAACGAATGCATCAAAGCCCTGGAAGGCGCTACGAATCCGTTAAAAAAGGATTTGGCTGATGTATATCTTGTAATAGCCCAGTACAATTTGTTTACTGATGGCGATTTGGACCAATCATTGAAATGGCTCAACAATGCCACCCGGATTCTGAAAAGGGATTATGCGATTAATAACTATCGTTTTGGAATCCTGTCGTATCTTAAAGGATATCTGAACAACAAACGCTATAACAGTTTTGCTGCCTCGCAATTCTGCAGACAGGCTCAAAAAATACTCAAAGAGCATTCTTCATTATCGTCCTGGTATTATATGACCAGTGATTTGCTCATCGAGG
The nucleotide sequence above comes from Bacteroidales bacterium. Encoded proteins:
- a CDS encoding RluA family pseudouridine synthase — encoded protein: MQEEILDQSELYEHHRITVDKKQGLLRIDKFLFNRLEKVSRNKIQIAVRAGNVLVNNTTVKPNYRVKPEDVISIVLPYPNEEFEVLPENIPINILYEDDHIIVVNKEPGMVVHPGHGNYTGTLVNALAWHLKDLPLFQTGEIRPGLVHRIDKDTSGILVIAKTEIALSKLARQFFDHTTKRTYHAIVWGIPDPTEGTITGNIGRNIRDRLKMQVFPEGDNGKQAITHYKVLEELGHVSVVECRLETGRTHQIRVHMEYIKHPVFNDERYGGDKILRGTVFSKYRQFVENCFEIMPRHALHAKTLGFKHPETGKEMIFNTDLPDDMNQVIQRWQNYLANREV